A genomic window from Rutidosis leptorrhynchoides isolate AG116_Rl617_1_P2 unplaced genomic scaffold, CSIRO_AGI_Rlap_v1 contig422, whole genome shotgun sequence includes:
- the LOC139883582 gene encoding E3 ubiquitin-protein ligase RHA1B-like, translating to MTFIIEEYSDLIISHFIYKAAVILTIIRWVLSWTLNHRRTTIQPSTSSCDQSGPCSSSLITSSQVIRDNLVLTTFGDVVTSGTDTCAVCLAQLRDQDLVRELRNCCHVFHKECIDRWIDYECDYDHDHDENHKSCPLCRAPLLTCSQTITTNNWAKNEPSWAVERILYLFGDDLLM from the coding sequence atGACTTTCATCATAGAAGAATACTCAGATTTGATCATTTCCCACTTCATATACAAAGCAGCCGTAATCCTTACTATTATTAGATGGGTCTTATCCTGGACTCTCAACCACAGAAGAACAACAATCCAACCCTCTACTTCTTCATGTGATCAATCTGGTCCTTGTTCTTCATCCTTAATTACTTCTTCACAAGTCATCAGAGACAACCTCGTTCTCACCACTTTCGGAGACGTGGTCACTTCAGGAACTGACACGTGTGCAGTCTGCTTAGCTCAATTGAGGGACCAGGATCTGGTGCGTGAACTCAGGAATTGTTGCCACGTGTTCCACAAAGAATGTATTGATAGATGGATTGATTATGAGTGTGATTATGATCATGATCATGATGAGAATCATAAGAGTTGCCCATTATGTCGAGCTCCATTGTTGACTTGTTCACAGACAATTACTACTAATAATTGGGCCAAGAATGAACCGAGTTGGGCTGTTGAGAGAATTCTTTACCTGTTTGGTGATGATCTGCTCATGTGA